A single genomic interval of Heliangelus exortis chromosome 11, bHelExo1.hap1, whole genome shotgun sequence harbors:
- the SEC11A gene encoding signal peptidase complex catalytic subunit SEC11A produces the protein MLSLDFLDDVRRMNKRQLYYQVLNFGMIVSSALMIWKGLMVVTGSESPIVVVLSGSMEPAFHRGDLLFLTNRIEDPIRVGEIVVFRIEGREIPIVHRVLKIHEKQNGDIKFLTKGDNNAVDDRGLYKRGQNWLEKKDVVGRARGFVPYIGIVTILMNDYPKFKYAVLFLLGLFVLVHRE, from the exons ATGCTGTCGCTGGATTTTTTGGACGATGTTCGGCGCATGAACAAGCGGCAG cTGTACTACCAGGTGCTGAACTTCGGCATGATCGTCTCGTCCGCCCTCATGATCTGGAAGGGGCTGATGGTGGTGACGGGCAGCGAGAGCCCCATTGTAGTGGTGCTGAG tggCAGCATGGAGCCTGCGTTTCACAGGGGAGATCTCCTGTTCCTCACGAACCGAATTGAAGATCCCATCAGAGTGGGAGAAATCGTGGTCTTCAGGATAGAAGGAAGGGAAATTCCTATAGTCCATCGTGTCTTGAAAATTCATGAGAA GCAAAACGGTGACATCAAATTTCTGACAAAGGGAGACAATAATGCTGTTGATGACAGAGGGCTCTACAAACGAGGGCAGAACTGGTTGGAGAAAAAGGACGTAGTAGGACGAGCACGGGG ATTCGTGCCCTATATTGGAATAGTGACTATCTTAATGAACGATTATCCAAAATTTAAG TATGCAGTCCTCTTTTTACTGGGTTTATTTGTGCTGGTCCATCGAGAGTAG
- the NMB gene encoding neuromedin-B, whose amino-acid sequence MAAVRGLLLLLLLLCGVALGSAVHLDFAEHRSQAAKIKVNPRGNLWATGHFMGKKSVTGSPHLESPEEPAVPMVFGPSLRALLEEMMELLTRELLKILLQERLLDENQGKYDLTDQETGLLAKVLEKYFSN is encoded by the exons ATGGCGGCGGTGCGGGGgctcctccttctcctgttGCTGCTGTGCGGTGTCGCGCTGGGGTCCGCCGTCCACCTCGACTTCGCCGAGCACCGCAGCCAGGCGGCCAAGATCAAGGTGAATCCCCGTGGAAACCTCTGGGCCACAG GTCACTTCATGGGGAAGAAGAGTGTCACGGGCTCCCCGCACCTGGAGTCACCGGAGGAGCCTGCAGTGCCGATGGTCTTCGGTCCCTCTCTCAGAGCCTTGCTGGAGGAGATGATGGAACTGCTGACCCGGGAGCTCCTGAAAATCCTCTTGCAAGAGAGACTTTTGGATGAGAACCAAGGGAAATACGACCTCACTGACCAG GAGACAGGGCTTCTAGCAAAGGTGCTGGAGAAGTATTTCTCAAACTGA